The sequence TCGCCGTCGCCGTCATCCTGAGCCTCAGTGCATTGGCCGGCAATGCGATCCTGGATTTTTTCGGCATCGACATCCATGTCTTTCAGACGGCCGGCGGCCTCTTTTTGCTGCTGATCGCCCTGAACATGCTTCAAGCCAAGGGGCCGCTTATCAAGACGACGCCCAAGGAGCAGAGCGAGGCGATTGAAAAAGAGGACGTCTCCGTCGTGCCGCTCGCCATGCCGCTGCTCTCCGGGCCGGGTGCCATCAGCACCGTCATCATCTTCTCCTCTTCCATGGAGGGCTACGACGCCAAAGCCGTTTTCATCGGTACCATCGTGGTCGTGGCCCTGACGGTGTGGCCCATTCTGACACTGGCAAAATGGCTCGGCGACCGTATCGGAGCGACGGGCATGAATATCGCCGTTCGGATTATGGGGCTGATCCTTGCTTCCATCGCCGTCAAATTCATCCTCGAAGGTGTCAAAGCCTACCTCTTCTAGCCCGTACAGACTGCGTCCCGACGGGCGACAGTTCTATGGGGCATGATCGTTTTCCGCCCCCTTTACGGGTCGGGAAGCAGACGCTTTTTCAGATTGTCCAAAATCCCGACCGCACGCCGGATGGCATAGCCCAGCAAAAACGCGAACCCGAGCACGACAAAGATCATTTCACCCGAGGTTGAAATCTCCGTCATCTCCGTTTTATCCAGCAGGAAAAAGATGACGCTGACGACAATAGGTGCCATCAGCACCTCGGCAGCCATCGTCGGGATCTCCTGTGCGTCGAAAAGCCCCTCGTTCAGTCGCTTGGAAACATAGAACATCAGACCGATCAGTACGCCGAAAATCGACCAGAAGGCAATCTCCATCCATTTGCCCGCGCCCTGCGTCCAGAGATACAAGGAAGGGGGGATATTGGAATCCTCCTCAATGCCTCTTTTCAGATCCGTGAGCACCGTTTTCGCGTCATCCGCCCTGTGAAGCTCGATCGTCCCGCCGAGTGATCCAAGCGCCGTCAGCGTGGCATAGGAGAGCGCATTGTCGGGCAGATGCTGCCGAAGCGCATCGTAATCCTCCGAGAGGCTCTGCCAGGTCGCATTGTCATCCGCCTGCGCGAGCCGAATACCAATCATCCTGAGCTTTTTCTGTATGAACACGGAACGGTTGCCGTCGGCGGTTCCGGCGACGACAGGTATCCCGAGGGTGGCGTTCTCCTCGCCGTAGGATGCGAAGAAATCGTGCTGGGAAACATAGACGGCAATCATGACTGCCAACAGCAGGGCAAGCAGAGAAAAAACGGTGTAGCCTGCCCGCATGTCGGGAAAATCCACTCCTTTGAGCGCCCGGTTGATGGAAAGGATATCGGTATAGATACGGACCCGCTCCTCTCTTTTAAAATCTTCCCACTTGCGATTATCCTTGCCGCGGGCCATCGTGTCGGGCAGTTTCTCACACCCCTTTTCGTAGGTGTTTTTCAGATCATGCACTGCCTGCATCTGCAGGCCGTTGGGCACGACTCTCTCCAGGAGGTCTGCGATGACCTCCTGCGTCTCCCGCTGTAGCTGTTCCATTGCTTCTTTCGCTGGATTGGCTTCGTTAAACCAGAAAATCTTTCGCTTGAGCATCGTCAACCCTCCTTGCGGCGGCGGTTCAGTACTATCTGGACAACACACCTTCTCACTAAGCATGATAGTTCAAAACTACTAATTTTTCATTAAAAATAATATAATTTCGATGCAAGGGCGTGACGACGGCATGAAATTGTTGAAGGCGCATGATCCACGGTAACCACCAATGAAAGGAAATCCATGAAAATTGTAACGAGCGAACAGACCGTCACGCTCAACGACGGTGACAATATCATTTCCGTCAAGATCGGAAACGGCCAGGCGGGTGTCGCCTCATTCTTTTTAGACGGTCATCTGCTGTTCAAGAAAAAGATGGACGACACCAACTACCTCCTGAAAGACCATCCTCTCGGCACCAAAACAGCACTGGCAGGCAAGATCCTGACGATCCGTGCCTTTGTGATCGATATCGTATCCGAATCGAATTACACTTCCGTTATCTGTACCTTCAACGGCAGTGAGGTCGTCAGATCCGAGGGGGATGTCGAAACCGACGGCGATATGATTGAGCATAGAACAGTGCTCCATTTTGTTTAAGTGAGACGCCATGCAAAGACGACCAGGTATACTCATCCTCTTTACGGCCCTTCTGCTCATCCCGTCCTTGGCTTGCGCCCTCACCAAAGAGGTCGAACATCCCGGCGAGCTGGTGGCACCGAGTTCGCCGGCGTTTCAGATCCTGGGGCAGACGCCAAACGTCGTCAACCGGCCTGAAAGTCCCCGGGAGTTCCTTGCCGCCATCCTGCAAAATGTCCAGGAGAACAATAACAGCTTCCCCTCCGACTTCGCCGTTGAATTCACACCCTACTGGTGGTTCCCCCACGATGATCTGGACGCGGCGACCTATCTGGGTATCCATAACAATGAACAGGTTTTCGACACACTGCTCCGGACGCTCTCCGTCTCCTTCGCGACCACACAGAAGCGCCGTTCCGTCAAGGGGCAGACGTATGAAGGAAGCGCGATCGGTTTCGGCGTCCGCTTCAACCTGCTGAACGGGCAGAACGACCGTGAAACACTCGATCAACTCCTGGAGGCCATGTTCCTTGCCGCTCCCGATGACATCAACGGCACATTTGAGCCCGACACGGGCCTGACCGGCGCCCTCACCGCCAAGCTTCGGAAAAGTTATGGATGGAAAGTCCAGATGGCCTTTGCCGGCAGTTATTTCGATGCGGACGACACTTCGCAATCCCGATTTGACAAAGTCGGTGCTTGGGTGACAACGTCCTACACCGACAAAAACGCGACCTCGCTGGAGTACATCATGAACCTTCGCTATACCCATGATGAAGCGATCGCCGATTACAAAGATGCCTATGACATCGGCGCGAGCCTCTCCTGGAAATCGACGGTTGCGCCCGTGACCGCTTCGGCAGAGTTCGTGCAGCGTTTCGTCAAGGAGAAATCACCGCATCATCTGGCCGCGACACTGGAGTATAAACTCAATGACGACTACGCCATTATCGCCAGCTACGGCCAGACGTTCAGCTATGCGAATCCCGAGCGGACCGAACTCTCAGCCCGTTTCGGTCTCAATCTCGGTTTCGGTCAGATGACAGATACGATCAAGTACGGCATGCGGTAGCCACAGGGAACAAAGCCCAAAAATTACAAATACGTGAGTCTCTGTTTATTTTTTAAAATATTATGATACGCTAAAGCTACATTTTGTCGCATGCGTATGGGGAGAGGGGGTATCATGTACCGTATCAACAGGGAGAAGCTCCAGGCCATTATCCAGGAACTGGACCAGGCCATGTACAATCACAGCCAATGGTACCAGAACATCATCCGTTCCATCGTCTGCCACCTCCCCTTCGACCACCGGGACCTGGCCGATGACGCCCACCGCCAATGTACGTTCGGCCAGTGGTACTATCACTGTAGCGACGCGGAGATGCAGCAAAACAAGACCTTCCAGTCCATCCGCACCGAGCACTGGCAGACGCACCAGTTCGTCCAGAAACTCCTGCAGGCCTCGGAAAAGAACAAGCCGGTGCTGCCCATCGACTACGACAACTTCGCCAACGCCGTCGAGCGGCTCCGACTGAACATGCAGACGCTCAAATACGAGCTCGAAGAGACCCTCTACAACCGCGACCCGCTCACCGGGGTCAGCAACCGCATCAGCATGCTCAGCGACCTGCGCAAACAGATGGAGCTGATCGAACGCCACGTCGAGACGACGGTGATCGCCATTCTGGACCTGGACCACTTCAAACAGGTCAACGACAGCTACGGCCACCCCATGGGTGACACGGTCCTCTCCGCAATCGCCGCGTTCATTCTGCAGCACCTGCGCGCGTACGACAGCATCTACCGCTACGGCGGCGAGGAGTTCCTGATCATGATGCCCCACTCCGATATTGATACGGCCACCGCCATCATCGAACGTATCCGCGAGGGGGTCGAAAACGTCCGGACACGCAGCAGCGGCGGCGAACCGATCAGCGTCACCGTTTCGGCCGGCCTGACGCAGCTGCGTGAACACCAGAGCATCGAGGCCGCCATCCAGAGTGCCGACAAGGCCCTTTACGATGCAAAACTGCTCGGGCGCAACCGTGTGGTCGTCGCCTCTTCATAAGCGAAACGTATTTAGTGATCTGATTTACCGTAAGTGGGAGGGAAAGCAAAAAGAGCGGGAACGCCGCAGCGTCCCCGTAAAGGCGTTAAACGCGGCAGGCGTTGACGACTTCCTGGATCTTCTCGACGACACTGGGGTCTTCGAGCGTCGACGTATCCTGCGTGATCGCCTCGCCTTTGGCGATGGAGCGCAGAATGCGGCGCATGATTTTGCCCGAACGGGTCTTCGGCAGGCCCGGAACGAAGGCGATGTCGTCGCAGACGGCGATGTTGCCGATCTCCGTTTTGATGACGTTGTTGATCTCTTTGCTCATCTCGACATCTTCGGCCATGCTCTCGTCGCCTTTGAGGACGACATAGGCGAAGATTCCCTCACCCTTAAGCTCGTGCGGCTTGCCGACAACGGCGACTTCCGCGACGTTCGGATGCTTCTTGCACGCCGCTTCGACCTCGGCCGTCCCCATACGGTGGCCGGAGACGTTGATGACGTCGTCCGTACGGCCGGTGATAGTGATGTAGCCGTCCTCGTCGTAGTTCGCGCCGTCACCGGTGAAGTAGACCGGCTGGCCGTCTTTCTTGACGTCGCCGAAGTAGGACTTCACGAAACGCTCCGGATCGCCCCAGACGCCGCGGATCATCGACGGCCACGGCTTGGTGACACACATGTAGCCGCTTTCGCCCGCGCCGACTTTCTTGCCCGTTTCCGGGTCGAGGATCTCGCCCATGATGCCCGGCAGCGGGAAGGTCGCGCAGGCCGGTTTGATCGGGGTCGCGCCCGGCAGCGGCGTGACCATGTGGCCGCCCGTTTCCGTCTGCCAGTAGGTATCGACGATGGCGCATTTGCCGCCGCCGATCTCCTCGTAGTACCACTTCCATGCCGGCGGGTCGATCGGCTCGCCGACGGTACCCAGGACCTTGAGGGAGCTGAGGTCGTATTTCGCAGGCTCCTCCGCCCCTGTTTTGTGCAGGACGCGGATCGCCGTCGGCGCCGTGTAGAACTGGTTGATCTTGTACTCTTCGACCATCTTCCACGGGCGTCCCGCGTCCGGATAGGTCGGGACCCCCTCGAACATCAGCGTCGTCGCGCCCATCGCGAGCGGGCCGTAGACGATGTAGGTGTGGCCGGTGATCCAGCCGATGTCGGCCGTACACCAGTAGGTGTCGTTCTCTTTGACGTCAAAGACCCACTCCATCGTCATCTGCGCCCAGAGGATGTAGCCCGCCGTGTTGTGCTGGACCCCTTTCGGTTTGCCCGTGGAACCGGACGTGTAGAGCAGGAACATCGGGTCTTCGGCATCCATCGGTTCGCTTGCGCAGATGGAAGACTGCTGGTCAATCATCTCGTTGTAGGAGTAGTCACGGCCCGCTTTCCAGTCGACATCTTCGCCGTTGCGCTGAACGACGAGGACCTTCCCGACGCATTCGCAGCCCGACTCCAGTGCCTTGTCGACGACCGGCTTGAGCATGTACGGCTTATCCTTGCGGAACGCGCCGTCGGCGGTGATGACGAGTTTCGCCTCGGCATCGATGATACGGTCGCGCAGCGCTTCCGAGGAGAAACCGCCGAAGACGATGGAGTGGATCGCACCGATACGCGTACACGCCAGCATGGCGTAGGCGGCTTCGAGGATCATCGGCATGTAGATGACGACGCGGTCACCCTTCTTGATACCGAACTCGTTCTTGAGCAGGTTCGCCATTTTGTTGACGTTGTAGTAGAGCTCAAGGTAGGTGACGATCTGCTTGTCGCCGCGGTCTCCTTCGAAAATGATCGCCGCTTTGTTCTTGCGGGTGTCAAGGTGACGGTCGATACACTGGTGCGCGACGTTCAGTTTTCCGCCTTCGAACCATTTGACAAAAGGCATGTTGCTGTCGTCGAGCACTTTGCCGTACGGCTCGAACCAGTCAATCTTCTCTTTCGCGAAATGGTCCCAGAACCCTTCGTAATCCTCTTCGGCCCATGACGCCAGTTCTTTGTATTCGCACATGTTCTTGATGCGTGCCGTTTTGGCAAACTCGCGGTTTGGCTGAAAAACCGGTTTGACTGTTGTATCACTCATGTTCTCTCTCCTGTTTTGAGTTTAATCGTATTGTTCAATTTTATAAAGATCATTGCCGTCATGATCGCGTCGTTGACGGCGTTGTGCCGCCCCATTGGGGGCACTCCCAGGTTGGCAAGGATTGTATCAAAGCGTAAATCAATGTTTCCTTGCGGAATCCCGAAATTCTTTTTGTCAAAGTAAAGGCCCGAGACCTCTATTTTGGGGTTGGGAAGCTCCACCCCCAGCCAGGGTTTGACGTAGCGGTTGATCATCGCCACGTCAAACTCCAGATAATACCCTGCCAGCGGCCGCGGGCCGATGAACTGCAGGAACCTTTCAATCCCCTCCGGCGGAGAGAGCGCATACTCAAGGTCGCAGGGCCTGATGCCGTGCACCTCGATGCTCTCCGCCGGGATGGGCCTGTCCGTTTTGAGGTAGACCTCGAAGGTCTCCGAGGTGAGGATCCGGTTGCCTTTGACCTTCACCGCACCGATGGAGATCACCTCGTCTTTTCTGGGATCGAGCCCCGTCGTCTCCGTGTCGAAAACGACCACCTCGTCACCGTCATAGGGCTCGAACAAAAAGGCATATGCCTCGTCCTTGAGCCGCTTGCGGTTCCGTTTTCTGCGCCACGCCCCGAACATCACATCACCATGTTCAGGTGGAAGTGATAGGTCAGCAGTTTCTTGAGGGCGTTGACGACCTTGAAACTGTCCTTGAGCAGGTCCCGCTCCAGCTTGTCGAGCTCTCCGGGACGGACCTCGTTGAGGATCCATTCGTCGCCGGGGCGCGCCAGGCGGGCGCGCAGCCTGATCGAGAGCAGCGTGTCATACGCCTCCATCAGCTCCGCCGAGAAGGTCTTGTCGAACACCCCGATATTGTTGAGCTGCTTGATCCGCTCGAAGGTGTTCGTCTCGCGGATCTTCTTCTGCAGCGCCAGGACGCGGATGCCGTGGACGATGGCGAAGATGCCCCCTTTTTTCAGGTTCAGCGTGTTGCCCTGGCTGCGTTCGACGACCAGCCCCGAAAAGAGGCTCAGCGGTGTTTCGAAGCTCAGCGCCGCCTTCGCCATATGGGCCAGGACGTCGTCACGCCCTTCGAAGCGCCCGTAGAGGTACTGTTTGGCACGCTCCAGGAGCTCCGCGTTCCCGGCGACGCAGCGCGCATCCAGGAAAATGTCGAGGTTCTGCAGCGCCGCCTCGTCCATCGAGCCGACCCATCCGTCGATATCGGACTGGTACGCACCCAGCGGGCGGCGCCACTGCGGGTTGGTGACCATCACGTTGCCCGGGCAGTCGGGGAAGCCGAGCTGCCGGAGGGCGTCGTTCATCGCGGCCATCTCTTCGGCGAAATCCTTCCCGCACCCCTCGCGGATGATGAGGCCGTTGTCCTGGTCGGTCCGCAGGATCTGCTCGCCGCGCCCTTCGCTCCCCATCACGATCAGGGCGCAGTCGTCCCGGTGCTCCGGCGCGACACAGAACTCGAACACCTTGCGGTAGATCTTCGTATTGAGCGCATTGACCAGTTTGGTGATGTAGCGGACCTTGACCCCCTTGGTGTGCAGGGAGCGGATCAGGTTGACCATCTCCCCGCCGATACGCTGAAGCGCCGCGATGCTGTCGGCTTTCTCGACCTGCATCGCCACCAGGTAGGAGTGGCTGGCGAAGAAGCTAAGCAGGTCGAGCTGCTCGAGAATACCGACGACACTGCCGCCGTCCGTCACGGCGATACGCTTGATGTGGTGCGCGGTGAACTGCAGCAGCGCGTTGAAGAGGAAGTCCTGTTTCTCGATCGTGATCAGGGGGCGGGTGGCGATGGTCTCGATCGCGGCGGAAGCCTCGACGGCGCCCATCAGGACGCTTCGGCGCAGGTCCGTATCGGTCACGATGCCGTAGCCTTCTTCGCCCTCGACGAGGATCGCCGGGCTCTTCATCGCCTCCATCTGGCGCACCGCGTCAGAGATGGGGGTCTCGGCCGCAACGATGCAGGGTGCATGCAGGTAGATGTCCCCGATACGCGCCACCATGAACGGCGTCAGGTCGTTCTGCTGCTTGAGCATTTTGAGCTGTTCGTGTTTGGTAACAAAGTCTTCGAGGTAGAAGTGTTTGAAGGCGTCGTGGTCCTGGATGAGATCGAGAAAGACCTGTTTGGGGAGTTC is a genomic window of Sulfurimonas sp. HSL1-2 containing:
- a CDS encoding putative nucleotidyltransferase substrate binding domain-containing protein, producing MSIFDQKQLLASMHPFDLLSSRALDNVMAQMDIAYYPRETVLVSPNVPAECLYIIIKGSVHEWLGEELTDAYGAMDSFDADALIYGKTDKRFVVHEDLICYELPKQVFLDLIQDHDAFKHFYLEDFVTKHEQLKMLKQQNDLTPFMVARIGDIYLHAPCIVAAETPISDAVRQMEAMKSPAILVEGEEGYGIVTDTDLRRSVLMGAVEASAAIETIATRPLITIEKQDFLFNALLQFTAHHIKRIAVTDGGSVVGILEQLDLLSFFASHSYLVAMQVEKADSIAALQRIGGEMVNLIRSLHTKGVKVRYITKLVNALNTKIYRKVFEFCVAPEHRDDCALIVMGSEGRGEQILRTDQDNGLIIREGCGKDFAEEMAAMNDALRQLGFPDCPGNVMVTNPQWRRPLGAYQSDIDGWVGSMDEAALQNLDIFLDARCVAGNAELLERAKQYLYGRFEGRDDVLAHMAKAALSFETPLSLFSGLVVERSQGNTLNLKKGGIFAIVHGIRVLALQKKIRETNTFERIKQLNNIGVFDKTFSAELMEAYDTLLSIRLRARLARPGDEWILNEVRPGELDKLERDLLKDSFKVVNALKKLLTYHFHLNMVM
- a CDS encoding diguanylate cyclase yields the protein MYRINREKLQAIIQELDQAMYNHSQWYQNIIRSIVCHLPFDHRDLADDAHRQCTFGQWYYHCSDAEMQQNKTFQSIRTEHWQTHQFVQKLLQASEKNKPVLPIDYDNFANAVERLRLNMQTLKYELEETLYNRDPLTGVSNRISMLSDLRKQMELIERHVETTVIAILDLDHFKQVNDSYGHPMGDTVLSAIAAFILQHLRAYDSIYRYGGEEFLIMMPHSDIDTATAIIERIREGVENVRTRSSGGEPISVTVSAGLTQLREHQSIEAAIQSADKALYDAKLLGRNRVVVASS
- a CDS encoding 3'-5' exonuclease, translating into MFGAWRRKRNRKRLKDEAYAFLFEPYDGDEVVVFDTETTGLDPRKDEVISIGAVKVKGNRILTSETFEVYLKTDRPIPAESIEVHGIRPCDLEYALSPPEGIERFLQFIGPRPLAGYYLEFDVAMINRYVKPWLGVELPNPKIEVSGLYFDKKNFGIPQGNIDLRFDTILANLGVPPMGRHNAVNDAIMTAMIFIKLNNTIKLKTGERT
- a CDS encoding NAAT family transporter; protein product: MNFDVVLYVQMAIALFTILDPIGAIPLYLSMTQGQSRIERRRQIRRTVIAVAVILSLSALAGNAILDFFGIDIHVFQTAGGLFLLLIALNMLQAKGPLIKTTPKEQSEAIEKEDVSVVPLAMPLLSGPGAISTVIIFSSSMEGYDAKAVFIGTIVVVALTVWPILTLAKWLGDRIGATGMNIAVRIMGLILASIAVKFILEGVKAYLF
- the acs gene encoding acetate--CoA ligase: MSDTTVKPVFQPNREFAKTARIKNMCEYKELASWAEEDYEGFWDHFAKEKIDWFEPYGKVLDDSNMPFVKWFEGGKLNVAHQCIDRHLDTRKNKAAIIFEGDRGDKQIVTYLELYYNVNKMANLLKNEFGIKKGDRVVIYMPMILEAAYAMLACTRIGAIHSIVFGGFSSEALRDRIIDAEAKLVITADGAFRKDKPYMLKPVVDKALESGCECVGKVLVVQRNGEDVDWKAGRDYSYNEMIDQQSSICASEPMDAEDPMFLLYTSGSTGKPKGVQHNTAGYILWAQMTMEWVFDVKENDTYWCTADIGWITGHTYIVYGPLAMGATTLMFEGVPTYPDAGRPWKMVEEYKINQFYTAPTAIRVLHKTGAEEPAKYDLSSLKVLGTVGEPIDPPAWKWYYEEIGGGKCAIVDTYWQTETGGHMVTPLPGATPIKPACATFPLPGIMGEILDPETGKKVGAGESGYMCVTKPWPSMIRGVWGDPERFVKSYFGDVKKDGQPVYFTGDGANYDEDGYITITGRTDDVINVSGHRMGTAEVEAACKKHPNVAEVAVVGKPHELKGEGIFAYVVLKGDESMAEDVEMSKEINNVIKTEIGNIAVCDDIAFVPGLPKTRSGKIMRRILRSIAKGEAITQDTSTLEDPSVVEKIQEVVNACRV